A single window of Lutzomyia longipalpis isolate SR_M1_2022 chromosome 1, ASM2433408v1 DNA harbors:
- the LOC129787724 gene encoding probable cytochrome P450 9f2, giving the protein MSLVWLLIALVAIVWLAIKYGLKNQHFFRERGIKFIKPLPYFGDSVAIFFNQENLLDYSIRVCNEFRREKIFGTFSAMTPTVIIRDPDILKQLTIKEFDHFSDHQPFGPKELDPLFSNSLFLLEGQKWREMRTTLSPAFTGSKMRLMSALIVEICEQMVEYLKTEAKEKGPQTHEMKDLFARIATDIIGTCAFGIKVDSLKDKDNKFYKSGKEVFDLTSTTLAMKFIALRVCPSLMRLCGITLFDETYRGFLKDLVLNNMKTRQEKNIVRPDMINLLIEAQKGTLEHSSNEKDSVGFATVEESQTAKVTKKTSWTDDEIVSQCFLFFLAGFETSSTVLSFVSYEIARNLDIQEKLYEEAKTFYDELKGKPLTYDALQKMKYLDMVVSETLRIWPPVPIIDRFCTKDFTLEYEEGKFYTFRKGEAFWIPCGDIHFDPENYPDPKKFDPERFSDENKNSIKPLTYMPFGLGPRNCIGSRFALMEVKSLIFYLIVNFHFDLSDKTEVPLILAGSMVGIKAKKGVWVKFRPRE; this is encoded by the exons ATGTCCCTTGTTTGGCTATTAATTGCTTTGGTGGCAATTGTTTGGCTTGCCATAAAGTATGGACTGAAGAATCAACACTTCTTCCGAGAACGAGGAATTAAATTCATCAAGCCATTGCCATATTTTGGAGATTCGGTTGctattttcttcaatcaagAGAACCTCTTAGATTATTCCATCAGAGTGTGCAATGAATTCCGCAgagaaaa aatttttggaaCATTTAGTGCTATGACTCCAACGGTTATTATACGCGATCCAGATATACTAAAGCAACTTACCATCAAGGAATTCGATCATTTTTCTGACCATCAACCTTTTGGTCCAAAGGAACTAGATCCTCTCTTCTCGAACTCTCTATTCCTACTTGAAGGACAGAAATGGCGGGAAATGCGAACAACTCTTAGCCCAGCATTTACAGGAAGTAAAATGCGACTTATGAGTGCTCTCATTGTGGAAATTTGTGAACAAATGGTTGAGTATTTGAAGACAGAAGCAAAGGAAAAAGGACCTCAAACACATGAAATGAAGGATTTATTTGCCAGAATTGCTACGGATATTATTGGCACTTGTGCTTTTGGGATTAAAGTTGATTCACTGAAAGACAAAGACAATAAGTTCTACAAGAGTGGCAAAGAAGTATTCGATCTGACATCCACAACTCTAGCAATGAAATTCATAGCTTTGAGAGTATGTCCAAGCTTAATGCGACTTTGTGGAATAACGCTTTTTGATGAGACCTACAGAGGTTTTTTGAAGGATTTGGTTTTGAATAACATGAAGACACGTCAAGAGAAGAATATCGTTCGTCCCGATATGATAAATCTTCTCATTGAAGCTCAGAAAGGAACACTTGAACACTCCTCAAATGAAAAGGACTCCGTTGGATTTGCAACAGTTGAGGAATCTCAAACTGCTAAAGTTACCAAGAAGACATCATGGACTGATGATGAAATTGTTTCTCAATGCTTCCTCTTCTTCTTGGCTGGCTTTGAAACTTCCTCAACTGTCCTATCCTTTGTGTCTTATGAAATTGCGCGGAATCTTGACATTCAAGAGAAACTCTACGAGGAAGCTAAAACTTTTTATGATGAATTGAAAGGGAAACCTCTCACCTATGATGCATTGCAGAAGATGAAATACCTGGATATGGTGGTATCAGAAACTCTAAGAATTTGGCCTCCGGTTCCAATCATCGATCGTTTCTGCACAAAGGATTTCACATTGGAGtatgaagaaggaaaattctatacCTTTCGCAAGGGTGAAGCTTTCTGGATTCCTTGCGGTGACATTCACTTTGATCCTGAAAATTACCCTGATCCTAAAAAATTCGATCCCGAACGCTTTAGTGATGAGAataagaattcaattaaacCATTGACTTACATGCCTTTTGGACTTGGACCCAGAAATTGCATAG GTTCTCGGTTTGCGCTTATGGAAGTGAAATCTCTAATTTTTTACCTGAtcgttaattttcatttcgatTTATCGGACAAGACAGAAGTTCCTTTGATTCTAGCAGGATCTATGGTGGGAATTAAGGCAAAAAAAGGCGTTTGGGTCAAGTTCCGCCCACGAGAATGA